Proteins from a single region of Thermodesulfobacteriota bacterium:
- a CDS encoding tripartite tricarboxylate transporter permease produces the protein MGFSLDFLLQGFATAFSAANLFWAFVGCLIGTMIGVLPGIGPSAGIAILLPITTMIPPTSGIIMMAAIYYGAMYGGSTTAIVVNIPGEASSVPTAIDGYEMAKQGRAGPALGICAIASFVAGTLGIVGLTLFAPMLSKVALAFGPPEYFALMFMSLSLIISLSGRALLKGIVAMSLGLLSSLIGQNPLTGAARLTFGSVDLMAGLNFISIIVGLFAISEVLINVEHAAARIYETKIKGWMPTWDDIRQSTGAMLRSSGIGFFLGLLPGCSPAVTTFIAYDVEKRVSKTPERFGKGAIEGVAAPEAANNATSTSGFVPLFAFGLPTGPPLAVLLGGLMMYGLQPGPMLFQQNPQFVWAVIASMYIGNVILLFLNLPLVGWWARIALIPFPILGPLIALFCIIGAYGIRFMVFDVWVALIFGAIGYLMRKLGFPVAPMVLATVLAPMLETSLQQSLLLSQGSWKIFFTRPIALAFMLLAFLSILRGMYVQFKTHAPEVALDDADE, from the coding sequence ATGGGATTCTCCCTCGACTTCCTGCTGCAGGGGTTCGCCACGGCGTTCTCGGCGGCGAACCTCTTCTGGGCGTTCGTCGGCTGCCTCATCGGCACGATGATCGGCGTGCTGCCGGGCATCGGCCCCTCGGCGGGAATCGCGATCCTGCTCCCTATCACCACCATGATCCCGCCGACCTCCGGGATCATCATGATGGCGGCCATCTACTACGGGGCCATGTACGGCGGCTCCACGACCGCCATCGTGGTCAACATCCCCGGCGAAGCTTCCTCGGTTCCCACCGCGATCGACGGCTACGAGATGGCCAAGCAGGGGCGGGCGGGCCCGGCGCTGGGGATCTGCGCCATCGCGTCGTTCGTCGCGGGGACCTTGGGCATCGTGGGGCTCACCCTGTTCGCGCCGATGCTGTCGAAAGTGGCGCTCGCCTTCGGTCCGCCCGAGTACTTCGCCCTGATGTTCATGTCGCTGAGCCTGATCATCAGCCTTTCGGGACGCGCGCTCCTCAAGGGGATCGTCGCGATGTCGCTGGGGCTACTGTCCTCGCTGATCGGGCAGAATCCCCTGACGGGGGCGGCCCGGCTGACCTTCGGCTCGGTGGACCTCATGGCCGGGCTGAACTTCATCAGCATCATCGTCGGGCTGTTCGCCATCAGCGAGGTCCTGATCAACGTCGAGCACGCCGCCGCCAGGATCTACGAGACGAAGATCAAGGGCTGGATGCCGACATGGGACGACATCCGCCAGAGCACGGGCGCCATGCTCCGCTCGTCCGGGATCGGCTTCTTCCTGGGGCTGCTCCCAGGCTGCTCCCCGGCTGTGACGACCTTCATCGCCTACGACGTGGAAAAGCGGGTCTCGAAGACTCCCGAGAGGTTCGGCAAGGGCGCCATCGAGGGAGTGGCGGCCCCGGAGGCGGCGAACAACGCCACTTCCACCAGCGGCTTCGTCCCGCTCTTCGCCTTCGGCCTGCCGACGGGCCCGCCGCTGGCCGTGCTCCTGGGCGGCCTCATGATGTACGGACTCCAGCCCGGGCCGATGCTCTTCCAGCAGAACCCGCAATTCGTATGGGCGGTCATCGCCAGCATGTACATCGGGAACGTGATCCTGCTCTTCCTCAACCTGCCGCTGGTCGGCTGGTGGGCGCGGATCGCCCTCATCCCGTTCCCGATCCTGGGCCCGCTCATCGCGCTCTTCTGCATCATCGGCGCCTACGGCATCCGGTTCATGGTCTTCGACGTGTGGGTGGCGCTCATCTTCGGGGCGATCGGCTACCTGATGCGGAAGCTCGGCTTCCCCGTCGCTCCCATGGTGCTGGCGACCGTCCTCGCGCCGATGCTCGAGACCTCCCTGCAGCAGTCGCTGCTGCTGTCCCAGGGATCCTGGAAGATCTTCTTCACCCGGCCGATCGCGCTGGCCTTCATGCTGCTCGCCTTCCTGTCGATCCTGCGCGGAATGTACGTCCAGTTCAAGACCCACGCACCCGAAGTGGCGCTGGACGACGCCGACGAATGA